Genomic DNA from Lactuca sativa cultivar Salinas chromosome 8, Lsat_Salinas_v11, whole genome shotgun sequence:
gataataatataggtcgggttttaggtatgaatatttattttcgggtatacctgaattcgttttttaaataataccaaatatacaatgcaatcacgtacgcacacttcaaataaaacaaaactcttcgtttccttcttatgaacgacGGCTCGATAGTCGATGCAAACTTGCAAAAGGAATACGACGCTGAAGCTGAAGTCCTgaaccgtcatcacaattctCAGTTTCTCTTTATCGCAcgtaatgaaattaaaaaaaaagtacataacatattataatgattgGTATTGTTATTATAgatgtacttgttaattgtatgaaatattttcctacccaattctttattaaaccaaccaacacgtaagaaaaaatatcaataagtgtcatttaagaaattttcgggtatacccgataattactCGACCCGACCTCAAACCCAAATACCCAAAACCCGAAAACCCGAATTATAATATAGGTCGGGcattattttcttaaggaaatacccgttTTACCacacccgttctacccgaaacccgaaaattttacccgttcgacacccTTAGTTTTAATGTTGCATTCCCATCTACCACGTTTGTTCCACCAAACTTTCCTTTTACCATTCGATGTTTCATATAAGTCGATATATTGTCAAAtttccaggtttctttttgtaGGTTTGGATCTTGACAACCATTTCATTAGTTAGACAAACCTCCAACACCATCAAAATCGGTGCTTGCAAAGAGAAGTAACAAAAGCTAATAAGTAATTTTTGAGTAGCGTGACCAAAACTAATACAACTAATACATATTCAACTAGTATATGAATAGCGAATGGGTTATTATGCGAAAAAAACGACTAGAATACGGTTTCGTTATCAGAAAAATAATTTCGAACGACTAGTTTGCGAGAACTAGATTCAAACCCGGTTCTGCCAAACCGGATCCAAAACGGTTTCGATTTTTATGCACCTCTATGTATTAACCTTCTAGTTATTGAATAGCTCTTATATATGTTTCTCTTTCTTTAGGGTATTAGAAAAAGTAGCAAACACACCATGGTCCTCAACCAAATTACCAAACCACGACCCATATGACCATTGATGAGATTGCTGGTGGAAAGTGGGTCCCACATCTAATAAAACAGCTGGTCCCACACAAAAATCCATTAAATATTCAAttaagaaaatatatatattaagaaaaagaaaaagaaaaaaaagagagagagatccCCATTCCCCACCCAATTTGACAGGTTGATGAGTTGTTCACATTCCTCACATCTGACTGCCTCTCTGTTTTGGACAGATTCACCATCTCTCTTCCCTTTTCCGGCAGCTTTTCTCTCTTCTCCGGCCAAAAACCACCAGCCACCGGTCTTTGAACATTTAACTACTAATCATCTACGAATAACACTAACGGAACTCTGAGTTATTTCAAAATGTTACCGAGATCTCCGGCGAAGAAGGCCTAAACCAATTTCAAAAGTTTTCAGGTGAGCGACTTTGAAATCTGTTCATCGAGGATCTCTAATTGTAAATACATAATGTGTTTCTGAAGGAAAAACTACTGTGTTTTTTTTGGAGCTTTCATTTTGTCTGTGTAATTAATGCTACTTTTTTTTAGTGGAGGTGCTCTTTTGATTCCATATCTgtctaatattacatattaaatGCACTGTAAGGAATAGATTGGGAGTAATTAGGTTTTCGAGAGTTGACATTTTCTGTAAGTGGCTCGAGTTCATGTTTTCCCCCTCCTTTCAACTATCTCGCAACATACACAAATCGAACGCAATGAATTTTATTTATCTGCTCGCTTTTCGTTTCTCTGTATCTATCTTTGCCGCTAATATCGGATCTGTTACCGAATTTTCAATTCAATTTTTCTTTATCTGATTTTTTTTAGTTTAGCGTGTAATTCTAGTTTTGTTTCTGTATATGATTATCGCAtctgttagaaaaaaaaaatctaaatctgTTTGAGATTTCTTGTTTTGCAGTGTCGATTGTCTGAAGCAAGCGAAGGATACGAATGAGAGTTTAATTTCGTTGATTCGGTGTACAGGTACTGTGGTTAattgtatgtatttttatattttatatatacaccTTTATACTTTTCATCGTCGATATGCAATTACAAAGTGCAAATCTGTTAGGATCTGATTCTGCTCAGAATTCTTAATTCTTTCGCCCTAGGGTTTATGAAATCTGGTTATGAAATTGTAAACTATATAAAGTACTGTTTGTTTTTGGCTGAAAAACCCTATAAAAAATTGGGTCTTTTGATCCATCAGGGTAACTGACAAAAAGAAGATTGTAAGAGTACATACCTGAGGATTATAAAAAAGTCTTTTTTAGCTGTTCTATGTAGTGGAATTACTCTTGAGAAGTGTTTTAGTGGGTTTTCTTTAATATAACTTTTTTAACTTTTATGTATTGTCTTTTCCCTTGTCTCTTTGTAATATTGTATACCTCTCATTTGCTTATTCTTTTTGAATCCATTTAAGTTTTGTTTTTGGTTACAAGTTCCTGACAACTTTGATTCCATTTTCATTTTGACTTCTTGTTAAGTTGCTCAATATTTCTCTTATCATGGTTTACTTTTTTAATTTCATATACCAGATAAGCTTTCTTTTTGGGCATATAAGAGCAACTAGATGTGGTTCCACATCTACTATTTTATATATAGACAAAATATCATGTGGTCACTTTTTCCCTACAACCTTTGAATTTTTGGCCTCATACACTTCCTTTGAAATGGGGTTTTCATACTTTTGACTTTTTTTTGTAGGGTTTTCAGTTTGACTTTAAAACGTGTTATCTGCTGTCAATCATTATAAATTGGATTCTCTTTTCTTTTTGTAGGTGGTGTCTCTTACTCTCTTTAATGTTTGCATCACAGCTCTTGCGAATTCTCCAAACTTTTCCAACTAATGTTAATAATGAAATCTGGTAAGGtttatttttcataatttttatgtCATAAATCTATCCACCCTGTTATACTTGATTTGAATGCAACAACAGTAATTTTGACACAGATGAAGTGAAGGAGAAGAACACCATGAAAGAGAGCCCAAAAAGGTACACAAATCCATTTTTATCAGATGAAGAGAATGAAAAAGTCAACAACAACAATCATCAAGAAGTTTACACTGATAAAAATGTgatggaattggaattggaatgtGAACTTCCTGAATTGTTAGTATGTTACAATGATGGTGGTTTTCATGTGAAGGACATTTGTGTTGATGATGGAATCCCTCATGATAAACATGATGACATCATCAATCAAAGTCTGATATTTTCACCCATGGAAGATTATTACATGGAGGAATCAAATCATGTTGTGGATATTGGAGATAATCTTGATATTTCAGTTGAAGATTTACAGAATTCAACACCAGATAAAGATtgtgaggatgatgatgatgatgatgatgatgatgcaaaAGAGTGTGggaccaaagaagaagaagatattgAGTCCATAGATCCGAATGAGATAAAGAATATCTCTAAAGATGATAATCATGTAATTTCCGAATGTGCCCCTGAAGAGTTAAAATGTGCAGAATCTGATACTGTTCCAAAAGGCATTGACAATTATGTCCCTGAAAACCAACAGATGGATTTGAATTCTGTTTTTTTGGATGATAAAGATAAAGATAAAGATAAAGATAAAGATGAAGATCGACCACTTCCATCACTTAAATCCCTTCTTGAATCCATCAATGGTGTTGATGATAAAGATCAACACCCATCTCAGGTTAGTGTTTTCATTAAATGACCAATTTGCCCTTGTAAACCCATCCAAACACAAATCTGATTCTGATATGAGTTTTTCTAATTGCAGAGTTGTGTAGAAGGAAATGAAGGTGAAGAAGAAGTAAGCACAAGTATAGAAGGAAACAACACTTTGAATCTAACCAATGGCAAAACCGTAATTTCCAATGGTCTCCATGATGTTCATGAACGTGGTGAAGGAGAGTCAAGTTTCTCTGTTGCGGGTCCCGTTTCAGGGCGCATAAATTATTCCGGGCAGATTGCGT
This window encodes:
- the LOC111896601 gene encoding uncharacterized protein LOC111896601 isoform X2, producing MLIMKSDEVKEKNTMKESPKRYTNPFLSDEENEKVNNNNHQEVYTDKNVMELELECELPELLVCYNDGGFHVKDICVDDGIPHDKHDDIINQSLIFSPMEDYYMEESNHVVDIGDNLDISVEDLQNSTPDKDCEDDDDDDDDDAKECGTKEEEDIESIDPNEIKNISKDDNHVISECAPEELKCAESDTVPKGIDNYVPENQQMDLNSVFLDDKDKDKDKDKDEDRPLPSLKSLLESINGVDDKDQHPSQSCVEGNEGEEEVSTSIEGNNTLNLTNGKTVISNGLHDVHERGEGESSFSVAGPVSGRINYSGQIAFSGSISLRSDSSTTSTRSFAFPILQTEWNSSPVRMAKADRRRLQKHRGWRNGLLCCRF
- the LOC111896601 gene encoding uncharacterized protein LOC111896601 isoform X1; this translates as MFASQLLRILQTFPTNVNNEICNFDTDEVKEKNTMKESPKRYTNPFLSDEENEKVNNNNHQEVYTDKNVMELELECELPELLVCYNDGGFHVKDICVDDGIPHDKHDDIINQSLIFSPMEDYYMEESNHVVDIGDNLDISVEDLQNSTPDKDCEDDDDDDDDDAKECGTKEEEDIESIDPNEIKNISKDDNHVISECAPEELKCAESDTVPKGIDNYVPENQQMDLNSVFLDDKDKDKDKDKDEDRPLPSLKSLLESINGVDDKDQHPSQSCVEGNEGEEEVSTSIEGNNTLNLTNGKTVISNGLHDVHERGEGESSFSVAGPVSGRINYSGQIAFSGSISLRSDSSTTSTRSFAFPILQTEWNSSPVRMAKADRRRLQKHRGWRNGLLCCRF